One part of the Sorangiineae bacterium MSr11954 genome encodes these proteins:
- a CDS encoding GFA family protein has translation MGEMKTYSGSCHCGKIRFEVTADIGKASSCNCSICGRTGWLMTSVLSDAFKVLSGAEAQVDYQFGSKTMHHLFCGTCGVRAFGTYAADGQDKIVVNLRCLDGLDIDALEIQKFDGKSY, from the coding sequence ATGGGCGAGATGAAGACGTATTCGGGTTCCTGTCACTGCGGCAAAATTCGCTTCGAGGTAACCGCCGACATCGGCAAGGCGAGCTCGTGCAATTGTTCCATCTGCGGACGCACGGGCTGGTTGATGACCTCGGTCCTATCCGACGCGTTCAAGGTCCTCTCGGGGGCGGAAGCGCAAGTCGATTATCAATTCGGCTCGAAAACGATGCACCATTTGTTCTGCGGGACGTGCGGCGTACGCGCTTTTGGAACATACGCGGCCGACGGGCAGGACAAGATCGTCGTGAACTTGCGCTGCCTCGACGGCCTCGACATCGACGCGCTCGAAATCCAAAAATTCGACGGCAAGAGCTACTGA
- a CDS encoding helix-turn-helix transcriptional regulator: MGLNGTRGILNPEEGLTRFGLARELPPADLAGFVEHFWSVQWDLEGQPPFEQETLPYPCVHLSFAAAAAAFEVHGPGTRRFVAHLSGRGRVHGTRFKPAGFFALAAVPMRELVDRVVTLQEATGRTAAIPENAEPAAVRPIVESFLRRIAPAPDQSADLVNRLVALAQEDRHVARADDLAGVAGVSVRSLHRLFERYVGVGPKWIVRRARVQEAAERVARGAHVDWAAVAQELGYHDQAHLIRDFRAQIGFTPAAYARRCEAAARAVGRG; the protein is encoded by the coding sequence ATGGGGCTGAACGGCACGCGCGGCATCTTGAACCCGGAGGAGGGGCTCACGCGCTTCGGGCTCGCGCGCGAGCTGCCCCCCGCCGATCTGGCGGGCTTCGTGGAGCACTTCTGGAGCGTGCAGTGGGATCTCGAGGGGCAGCCACCGTTCGAGCAAGAGACCCTGCCGTACCCGTGCGTGCATCTCTCATTTGCCGCGGCGGCCGCGGCCTTCGAAGTTCACGGCCCCGGAACGCGCCGTTTCGTGGCCCACCTCTCCGGGCGCGGCCGCGTACATGGGACGCGGTTCAAGCCGGCGGGCTTCTTCGCGCTCGCTGCGGTGCCGATGCGCGAGCTGGTCGATCGCGTGGTGACCTTGCAGGAGGCCACCGGCCGGACCGCCGCGATCCCAGAGAACGCCGAGCCCGCGGCGGTGCGGCCCATCGTGGAGTCATTCCTCCGCCGTATCGCACCGGCGCCCGACCAAAGCGCGGACCTGGTAAATCGCCTCGTCGCGCTGGCGCAAGAGGACCGGCACGTCGCACGCGCCGACGATCTGGCCGGGGTGGCCGGCGTCTCGGTGCGCTCCCTGCACCGCCTCTTCGAACGGTACGTCGGCGTGGGGCCAAAGTGGATTGTGCGCCGCGCGCGCGTGCAAGAAGCCGCCGAACGCGTGGCCCGAGGTGCCCACGTCGATTGGGCCGCCGTGGCGCAGGAGCTCGGCTACCACGACCAAGCGCACTTGATCCGCGATTTCCGCGCCCAAATCGGCTTTACGCCGGCGGCCTACGCGCGCCGGTGCGAGGCCGCGGCGCGGGCCGTGGGTCGAGGGTGA